A genomic stretch from Candidatus Poribacteria bacterium includes:
- a CDS encoding Gfo/Idh/MocA family oxidoreductase, which produces MNDRRYRAALIGLGRIADTIDDEVIGDGWLVPFSHMGSYMDVPEVQVVGAADLYAEQREAFGERWTIPDAHLYENYEEMLESEKPDIVSICTSAAPRAKITLDIVRMVREGRTGVKCIWVEKPMATSLEEADAMVEGCREAGIILMMNAMRASDVYYRRARALIDEGVLGKMLQITAHGSGNLSHMGVHWLGAMCVLAGANERVSWVVGEVESDEKAAADADLAGNAYMAFENGARGFCRMLPSAASTWTLDAIGEHGTIHLRNGNDGYEFELWKMGKVTDDAPATPVRHIFPRPQRIWSAGVGQVKDAINCIETGKTPNCSGDMGRHLLELAIAIRESHRRGNVRVDLPLPDRSLYIRSAETLRGDTPRAIANPNRRRPTHLISDIARREGIGKRRPVS; this is translated from the coding sequence ATGAACGACAGACGTTATCGGGCAGCCCTCATCGGTTTAGGACGTATCGCCGACACCATCGACGACGAAGTGATCGGCGATGGATGGCTCGTGCCGTTCAGCCACATGGGCAGTTACATGGACGTGCCAGAGGTGCAGGTGGTCGGTGCCGCCGATCTATACGCCGAACAACGAGAGGCGTTTGGTGAACGCTGGACCATTCCAGACGCGCATCTTTATGAGAACTACGAGGAAATGCTTGAGAGCGAGAAGCCCGACATCGTGAGCATTTGCACCTCCGCCGCGCCACGCGCAAAAATTACGTTGGACATCGTGCGTATGGTCCGTGAGGGGCGGACGGGTGTGAAGTGCATCTGGGTGGAGAAGCCGATGGCGACTTCTCTGGAGGAAGCCGATGCGATGGTTGAGGGCTGCCGCGAGGCTGGTATCATCCTCATGATGAACGCAATGCGCGCCTCTGATGTATACTACCGCAGGGCACGGGCACTTATCGACGAGGGTGTGCTGGGCAAGATGCTGCAAATAACGGCGCACGGTTCGGGCAATCTGTCGCACATGGGCGTCCATTGGCTTGGTGCGATGTGTGTTTTGGCAGGCGCGAATGAACGCGTTTCCTGGGTTGTGGGAGAGGTAGAGAGCGACGAAAAAGCCGCAGCCGATGCAGACCTTGCGGGTAACGCCTATATGGCATTTGAAAACGGTGCCCGCGGATTCTGCCGTATGCTGCCGAGCGCTGCATCAACATGGACGCTCGACGCAATCGGTGAGCACGGTACGATTCATCTCCGCAACGGCAACGATGGCTATGAGTTCGAGTTGTGGAAGATGGGAAAGGTCACTGACGACGCGCCAGCTACGCCGGTACGGCACATCTTTCCGCGTCCCCAACGGATCTGGAGCGCGGGTGTGGGACAGGTCAAGGATGCTATCAACTGTATTGAAACGGGCAAAACGCCCAACTGCTCTGGCGATATGGGACGACATCTGTTGGAGCTTGCCATTGCCATCCGTGAATCGCACCGCCGGGGCAATGTGCGTGTAGACCTCCCGCTCCCCGATCGTAGCCTATATATCCGTTCAGCAGAAACGCTGCGCGGGGACACGCCGCGAGCAATCGCCAATCCCAACCGTCGTCGACCAACACATCTCATCTCCGATATAGCGAGACGTGAGGGAATAGGGAAACGTCGACCTGTTTCGTAG
- a CDS encoding phytanoyl-CoA dioxygenase family protein — protein MSVDIQEKVEQILVDGFCILRDQFPLPAIEACNEAFAPILRDYVAEHAENPNRGPARHYITLPFESPLYNPCFFDDDTVIAIASQVIGEDFAIDQYASDTPLKGSVYQEIHGDVGSLFPENPDFQHPPAILAVNFPFIDVTPAHGPFEVARGTHLLPKAEALRRIENSEIPLEPLLMNVGDVLIRDPRCLHRGTPNHTNTPRPVAVFACLRGWMQREHRERNPVPESVWAGFSEREKQLMRKLPRTP, from the coding sequence ATGTCAGTGGATATTCAGGAAAAGGTGGAGCAAATTCTGGTGGACGGTTTCTGCATTTTGCGAGACCAATTTCCTCTCCCTGCCATTGAGGCTTGCAACGAAGCCTTTGCACCAATCCTGCGCGATTATGTCGCTGAGCACGCAGAGAACCCAAACCGTGGACCGGCGAGGCATTACATCACATTGCCTTTCGAGTCGCCGTTGTATAATCCGTGCTTCTTCGACGACGATACGGTTATCGCCATTGCAAGCCAAGTGATAGGGGAGGATTTCGCGATCGATCAGTACGCTAGTGACACACCACTCAAAGGGTCGGTGTATCAGGAGATTCATGGCGATGTTGGTTCTCTATTCCCTGAAAACCCCGATTTTCAACATCCCCCTGCGATTCTGGCGGTGAATTTTCCTTTTATTGATGTCACACCGGCGCACGGACCGTTTGAGGTCGCCCGCGGAACGCATCTGCTTCCAAAAGCGGAGGCGTTGCGTCGGATTGAAAATAGCGAAATCCCGCTTGAACCGCTGCTGATGAACGTTGGTGATGTCCTGATCCGAGACCCCCGTTGTCTGCATCGGGGGACGCCCAACCATACGAACACTCCACGCCCTGTTGCGGTGTTTGCATGTCTCCGTGGCTGGATGCAGCGAGAACACCGGGAACGGAACCCGGTTCCTGAAAGTGTTTGGGCGGGGTTTTCGGAACGTGAAAAACAATTGATGCGAAAACTGCCGAGGACACCGTAG
- a CDS encoding Ldh family oxidoreductase: protein MNRPPQESKRISETRLRDFAGACFKAAGLRGDHAEQLAQLLTNGDLRGVHSHGLRQVPGYCESLRDGLINPNPNCQVLKETPTAVLIDGDGGLGYAPMMMATESAIDKAKANGVSVGATCHIGHYGSAGHYVRRAMEEGCTAFSVQGGSSEFGPADPNNRPPAAYWGNPPLCFGLPGGDEPPLIPDMATCILADYQRGEEFDALQEMIPAAFFKSMGYTGVARGLGGPFVGTDSARAKAVKEKWPRGQAGGMIVIMDIGLFTDPQEFRAGVDNLVRGVRETMAPLRGYDEATLPGTPEARREEEYRRDGAPISFTDIERLNQTAEECGLPPTMRL, encoded by the coding sequence ATGAACCGTCCACCCCAAGAATCCAAACGTATTTCGGAAACGCGGTTGCGTGACTTTGCTGGAGCGTGTTTCAAAGCTGCGGGCTTGCGCGGAGATCACGCAGAGCAACTCGCCCAACTGTTGACCAACGGCGACCTGCGAGGGGTGCATTCCCACGGTCTCCGACAGGTTCCCGGTTATTGCGAGAGTTTGCGAGACGGGTTGATTAACCCCAACCCCAACTGCCAGGTCCTCAAAGAAACCCCCACCGCTGTCCTGATTGACGGCGATGGTGGCTTAGGATACGCACCGATGATGATGGCAACCGAAAGTGCTATCGACAAAGCAAAGGCAAATGGCGTGAGTGTTGGTGCAACCTGTCATATTGGACACTACGGCTCGGCGGGGCATTATGTCCGTCGGGCAATGGAAGAGGGGTGTACTGCCTTTTCCGTACAGGGCGGTTCAAGTGAATTTGGTCCGGCAGACCCCAACAACCGACCCCCTGCCGCCTATTGGGGCAATCCTCCACTCTGCTTTGGCTTACCCGGTGGGGACGAACCCCCGCTTATTCCGGATATGGCAACCTGCATCCTCGCCGACTACCAACGCGGTGAGGAATTCGATGCCTTGCAGGAAATGATTCCAGCCGCGTTCTTCAAGTCTATGGGCTATACCGGTGTCGCTAGGGGACTTGGCGGCCCCTTTGTTGGCACGGACAGCGCACGGGCAAAAGCGGTAAAAGAGAAATGGCCCCGTGGACAAGCTGGGGGTATGATTGTGATTATGGATATAGGACTGTTCACTGATCCACAAGAATTCCGTGCTGGGGTCGATAACTTGGTGCGTGGAGTCCGAGAAACGATGGCACCGTTACGTGGCTATGATGAGGCAACGCTGCCCGGAACACCTGAGGCTCGCAGGGAAGAGGAATACAGGCGCGATGGTGCACCTATCAGTTTCACAGACATTGAGCGACTCAATCAAACCGCCGAAGAATGTGGCTTACCACCGACAATGCGACTGTAA
- a CDS encoding Gfo/Idh/MocA family oxidoreductase → MSNKYTAAIIGCGSIGNAHMDGYNLNDNVEVVAVADPLLVAREEYMEKYNIPQGYPTVEEMLEKAKPDIVSVCTWHPLHPAPTIAAAQAGVKAVICEKPMATSLGAANSMVDACEANGTKLIISHQRRFTPGWEKAHELIRQKAIGDPVLVNCKIVQGLLNCGTHAIDGSRFVLGDPQALWVMGAVERDTDRYERDTPIEDSCMALVQMEGGLQLFIQSDLCMEGAAAGGFHIRGTEGMLDVSEAGVKLFNADSDGWEQVPLRVEAEEIRPIGGQTNAAQVRELIAWIEGGPEHRGTGKKARATVEIMMALYESARQHRVIQLPLQEEGHPLELMVDEGKLPVEKPGRYDIRGFLKRDAIDEKAYAELKNQGMGHHQVMKILSEKEQKE, encoded by the coding sequence ATGTCAAATAAATATACCGCGGCAATTATCGGTTGCGGATCTATCGGCAATGCCCACATGGATGGCTATAATTTGAATGACAATGTGGAGGTAGTCGCAGTTGCCGATCCACTATTGGTCGCCCGCGAGGAATACATGGAGAAGTACAACATTCCGCAGGGCTACCCCACTGTCGAAGAGATGCTGGAGAAAGCGAAGCCGGATATCGTCAGCGTATGCACATGGCATCCGCTCCATCCAGCACCGACTATCGCGGCGGCACAAGCGGGTGTCAAAGCTGTAATCTGCGAAAAACCGATGGCGACCAGTTTAGGTGCAGCAAACAGCATGGTCGATGCCTGTGAGGCGAATGGCACGAAGTTAATAATCAGCCATCAGCGACGTTTTACACCCGGCTGGGAGAAGGCGCATGAGTTGATTCGACAGAAGGCTATTGGCGATCCGGTCTTGGTAAACTGCAAAATCGTGCAGGGATTGCTCAATTGTGGTACACACGCGATCGACGGTTCGCGCTTCGTTTTGGGGGATCCGCAAGCACTCTGGGTGATGGGAGCGGTAGAGCGGGATACAGATCGTTATGAACGGGATACGCCAATCGAAGACAGCTGCATGGCGCTGGTGCAGATGGAAGGTGGACTGCAGCTCTTTATACAGTCAGACCTGTGCATGGAGGGTGCAGCGGCGGGCGGATTTCACATCCGAGGCACCGAGGGCATGCTGGATGTCAGTGAAGCGGGAGTCAAGCTATTTAACGCTGATTCTGATGGTTGGGAACAGGTGCCTCTACGCGTAGAGGCGGAGGAAATTCGACCAATCGGCGGCCAGACCAACGCCGCACAGGTGCGTGAACTTATCGCTTGGATCGAAGGCGGTCCCGAACACCGTGGCACCGGCAAAAAAGCGCGTGCGACTGTAGAGATCATGATGGCGCTCTACGAATCCGCTCGACAACATCGCGTTATCCAGCTGCCCCTGCAGGAGGAAGGTCATCCATTGGAGTTGATGGTGGATGAGGGGAAGCTACCGGTAGAAAAACCGGGCAGATACGATATCCGCGGTTTTCTCAAACGCGATGCCATTGACGAGAAAGCCTATGCCGAACTGAAAAATCAGGGGATGGGGCATCATCAAGTTATGAAAATACTAAGCGAGAAAGAGCAAAAGGAATAG
- a CDS encoding Gfo/Idh/MocA family oxidoreductase: MDKIRLGLVGCGGMGTRHLYGLRELVQSPVSNVELCAVCDIRRENAGLAVLEAEKLMGVRPEIFTDLEEMARTVPDLAAVDVVTDPSVHHDVVCQALDLGLHVMVEKPMAITVKACRQMIEAAARNNRHLLVAENFRRDPSARLVRYLLETGAIGTPYMALFHALSPGDGIFITPWRHLKERGGAILDMAVHFTHMIRYQLGDIAEVYGDVRLIEPVRRKPDSIGDTYTFYQNRHRVMEAEVPATAEDTSLATFKMENGTTVNWLVGLSGHGSCGGEIIFGDGGSINGFGTRGGRISMQQRDQEAMNQEKILTAIDGFSLEPLAEHFFPSGVTAGDPTVDWKLIALEYYELAESILNGREIEVDGVCGLKDVAALYAIFESSRAGRALRMSEVENCEVYEYQAEIDEALSLK, encoded by the coding sequence ATGGACAAAATCAGACTTGGGCTAGTAGGCTGCGGCGGGATGGGGACGCGACATCTGTACGGTTTGCGGGAGTTGGTGCAAAGTCCTGTCTCCAACGTTGAACTCTGTGCTGTGTGTGACATTCGCCGAGAGAATGCCGGGCTTGCCGTTCTGGAAGCGGAGAAATTGATGGGCGTCCGTCCAGAGATTTTCACCGACTTGGAGGAGATGGCTCGCACTGTGCCCGACTTGGCCGCCGTAGACGTGGTGACAGATCCGTCGGTGCACCACGATGTCGTGTGCCAAGCACTTGATCTCGGACTCCATGTGATGGTGGAAAAGCCAATGGCTATCACGGTAAAGGCGTGTCGGCAGATGATCGAAGCCGCAGCGCGAAATAACCGTCATCTGTTGGTGGCGGAGAACTTCCGACGAGATCCCTCCGCCCGACTCGTCCGCTATCTGTTGGAGACAGGCGCGATAGGGACACCTTATATGGCGTTGTTCCATGCACTCAGTCCGGGTGACGGTATCTTCATTACTCCTTGGCGGCATCTTAAGGAACGCGGCGGAGCAATCCTCGACATGGCGGTTCACTTCACCCACATGATCCGGTATCAACTCGGCGACATAGCAGAAGTCTACGGGGATGTGCGGTTGATTGAACCGGTAAGAAGAAAGCCCGACAGCATCGGTGATACCTACACCTTCTACCAAAATCGGCATCGGGTAATGGAGGCAGAAGTTCCGGCGACGGCAGAGGACACTTCGCTGGCGACGTTCAAAATGGAGAACGGGACGACTGTGAACTGGCTGGTCGGTCTTAGTGGGCACGGCAGTTGCGGCGGTGAAATCATCTTCGGTGATGGGGGAAGCATCAACGGCTTTGGAACACGCGGCGGCAGGATCAGCATGCAGCAGAGGGATCAGGAAGCGATGAACCAAGAGAAGATCCTGACAGCGATAGATGGGTTCTCCCTAGAGCCGTTAGCGGAACATTTCTTTCCATCGGGTGTTACCGCTGGAGACCCCACGGTGGATTGGAAACTCATCGCGCTCGAATATTACGAACTGGCAGAGTCAATTCTCAATGGACGGGAGATCGAAGTCGATGGGGTCTGCGGATTGAAGGATGTGGCAGCCCTCTACGCAATATTTGAATCATCCAGAGCTGGACGGGCATTACGAATGAGCGAAGTGGAGAACTGCGAAGTTTACGAGTATCAGGCGGAAATTGATGAGGCACTCTCCCTGAAATAG
- a CDS encoding SAM-dependent chlorinase/fluorinase, which translates to MKYNVLLYALILMVGTMLWLGCSGKTATEEGMAEAEKAAPEEIMGQITAIDNHANVVTDIKPAAFSALGWKLKDAITVEFEDGQKIDCQYVENYGDVPVGDYLVRFDIEESVLKIAINEGYLAETLKIKSSGKVVLHKMQTQGGDQ; encoded by the coding sequence ATGAAATACAATGTTTTGCTTTATGCACTGATTTTGATGGTCGGGACAATGTTATGGCTAGGTTGCAGTGGCAAGACTGCCACAGAGGAGGGAATGGCAGAAGCCGAAAAGGCAGCTCCTGAAGAAATTATGGGGCAAATCACAGCGATTGATAACCATGCCAATGTCGTAACCGATATTAAACCCGCGGCATTCAGTGCGCTCGGATGGAAGCTGAAAGATGCTATCACAGTCGAATTTGAAGACGGGCAGAAAATCGACTGTCAATACGTTGAAAACTATGGCGATGTACCGGTCGGAGATTATTTGGTACGTTTCGACATAGAGGAGAGTGTGCTCAAGATTGCTATTAATGAAGGCTATCTGGCGGAGACGTTGAAAATCAAGAGTTCCGGTAAGGTCGTTCTCCACAAAATGCAAACTCAAGGTGGCGACCAATAA
- a CDS encoding sulfatase-like hydrolase/transferase, translating into MSEPQTAKKPNLLFIMPDQLRADFLSCYGATFIDTPHIDSIAEGGVRYERAYSASPICVPARASLLTGLNAIKNGVTDNGQWLSPDLAASGIETWPQTLSKQGYYTAAIGKMHFYPWDINLGFQYRVAAEDKRWLEIRDDYYHFLKEGGYRKLHGNEHPGYHENKGAIINKIPWGYSVDRFVGQEACRFIRNYGDETPFAMMVGFPGPHCPYDPNAEFLEDFDSAAMPDSIPAVEGDTPRLRQGNIEGNRQPWNGVDYTEFTEAHKKKIRAHYAGLVKQIDYEMGQILDALREKELLDNTIIIFSSDHGDYLGDHNFIGKGTFFESSIHVPLLVRLPWTDQSKTCTDIVELGDVTATMLHFGGCEIPDYMDSIPLPELDIPRENQRERVIGMVRGGWMIYDGQWKLCKYAGGEVLLFNLSEDPNEQQNLMKEEGYQEEYTRLDTELTREIMNSMSLSHESSRVYSKDLAGNPAFGKEDWQRPYPKNINDVD; encoded by the coding sequence ATGTCGGAACCCCAAACGGCAAAGAAGCCGAATCTACTTTTCATCATGCCCGATCAGCTGCGGGCAGATTTCCTGAGCTGCTACGGTGCAACTTTCATTGATACACCCCACATCGACAGCATCGCGGAGGGTGGTGTGCGTTATGAGCGTGCCTATTCTGCCTCGCCGATATGTGTGCCGGCTAGAGCGTCGCTCCTAACAGGGCTCAACGCAATCAAAAACGGTGTAACCGATAACGGTCAGTGGTTAAGCCCTGATCTCGCTGCGTCCGGCATAGAGACTTGGCCCCAAACTCTTTCCAAGCAGGGTTATTACACCGCTGCCATCGGTAAGATGCACTTCTATCCGTGGGACATCAATCTGGGATTCCAATACCGAGTTGCCGCCGAAGACAAGCGGTGGTTGGAGATTCGTGATGACTACTATCACTTCTTGAAGGAGGGTGGCTACCGAAAACTCCACGGAAACGAGCACCCCGGCTACCACGAAAACAAGGGGGCGATCATCAACAAGATTCCTTGGGGCTATTCGGTCGATCGTTTCGTGGGACAGGAGGCGTGCCGCTTTATCCGCAACTACGGCGATGAGACTCCCTTTGCGATGATGGTCGGTTTTCCGGGACCCCACTGCCCTTACGATCCCAACGCCGAATTTTTAGAGGACTTTGATTCAGCCGCCATGCCCGATTCGATTCCGGCAGTAGAGGGGGATACCCCAAGGCTCCGTCAGGGAAATATTGAGGGCAACCGCCAACCGTGGAACGGTGTTGATTATACCGAATTTACGGAAGCACACAAGAAGAAGATTCGGGCACACTATGCGGGGTTGGTCAAACAGATTGACTACGAGATGGGACAGATCCTTGATGCCTTACGCGAAAAAGAACTGTTGGACAACACGATTATCATCTTCTCCAGCGATCACGGCGATTACCTCGGCGATCACAATTTTATCGGCAAGGGCACGTTCTTTGAATCTAGTATCCATGTCCCGCTCTTGGTGCGTCTGCCGTGGACTGACCAATCGAAAACATGCACCGATATAGTCGAATTGGGCGATGTGACCGCAACGATGCTACATTTCGGTGGGTGCGAGATCCCCGACTACATGGACTCCATACCGTTGCCCGAACTTGACATCCCACGCGAAAACCAGCGAGAACGTGTCATCGGGATGGTCAGGGGTGGTTGGATGATTTATGATGGTCAGTGGAAGTTATGTAAATACGCGGGCGGTGAGGTATTACTGTTTAATCTGTCGGAAGATCCGAATGAGCAGCAGAATCTGATGAAAGAGGAAGGCTATCAGGAAGAGTATACCAGATTGGACACCGAACTGACGCGAGAGATTATGAATTCAATGAGCCTCTCCCATGAGAGCAGTCGGGTATATTCTAAGGATCTTGCTGGTAATCCAGCGTTCGGTAAGGAAGATTGGCAGCGCCCCTATCCGAAAAATATCAATGATGTCGACTAA
- a CDS encoding ureidoglycolate lyase, whose protein sequence is MWKSFKVKIEPLTPEAFAPFGEVIETFEEAKPEIAKGGLRSAAYPVTAALSEATVDSDPQKTPLSEGLQRAHFAFHTDAGQAFYPSLHRPTVFLVGPVKDTLEAEDVRAFYSDGSTGVCLGLKVWHTMPICVEGDDVYQTVRGDQDYHAHSVEVDFDLEQGLAIEPDLANYTP, encoded by the coding sequence ATGTGGAAAAGCTTCAAAGTCAAAATTGAACCACTGACCCCCGAAGCCTTCGCACCGTTCGGGGAGGTCATTGAAACATTCGAGGAAGCCAAACCAGAGATAGCAAAAGGGGGGCTCCGTTCAGCTGCGTATCCCGTGACCGCAGCGCTTTCCGAGGCAACTGTGGATTCCGACCCCCAAAAAACGCCACTCTCTGAAGGATTGCAGCGGGCACACTTCGCCTTTCACACCGACGCGGGTCAAGCGTTCTATCCAAGCCTGCACCGTCCAACAGTGTTTCTGGTCGGTCCTGTGAAGGACACCCTAGAGGCTGAAGATGTCCGCGCCTTCTATTCGGACGGGAGTACAGGGGTCTGTTTGGGGCTCAAGGTGTGGCATACCATGCCTATCTGTGTGGAGGGGGACGATGTCTATCAAACGGTTCGTGGTGATCAGGATTATCACGCACATTCGGTCGAAGTCGATTTCGATCTGGAACAAGGACTGGCTATCGAACCGGATCTGGCAAATTATACCCCGTAG
- a CDS encoding ABC transporter permease, which yields MIEYILEATVRYATPLLLVALGEIIAERAGVINIGLEGMMILGAFTGWLGSFYIQGMNPGLAPWLGILFGGLSGVVLASIFGSLVLWLKTDQVVTGTGINLLAFGLVEVLYRRIFGATGDALKVVIFQPLHIPLLSSIPFIGPILFQQNLLVYITFLAVPAVYFYLFHTHHGLAIQACGEHPKAADTVGVSVLRLQAKCVLFGGFMAGLAGGYLSLVDVPFFSTEMTAGRGFIALSIVIFGKWHPVKACGAALLFGLANALPDRLQAIADLGFIPYQFFLMLPYVLTLLVLAGFVGQARPPAALALPYRRE from the coding sequence ATGATTGAATATATTCTTGAAGCAACAGTTCGCTACGCAACGCCACTTTTGCTTGTCGCCCTCGGAGAAATTATTGCTGAACGCGCCGGAGTCATCAATATTGGGTTGGAAGGCATGATGATTTTGGGGGCTTTTACCGGCTGGCTCGGTTCTTTCTATATCCAAGGTATGAATCCTGGGCTTGCGCCGTGGCTCGGTATCCTGTTCGGTGGGTTGAGCGGCGTGGTCTTAGCCAGCATCTTTGGGAGCTTAGTCCTGTGGCTAAAAACCGATCAGGTGGTGACGGGCACCGGCATCAACCTCTTGGCGTTCGGACTCGTCGAGGTGTTGTACCGCCGCATATTTGGCGCAACCGGGGACGCACTGAAGGTAGTAATCTTTCAACCGCTTCATATTCCGCTGTTATCTAGCATTCCCTTTATCGGTCCCATCCTATTTCAGCAAAATCTCCTCGTCTACATAACATTTCTCGCTGTTCCCGCTGTCTACTTTTATCTATTTCACACCCATCACGGTCTCGCTATCCAAGCGTGCGGTGAACACCCAAAAGCGGCGGATACGGTCGGTGTCAGTGTGCTCCGGTTACAGGCGAAATGTGTTCTTTTTGGCGGGTTCATGGCGGGACTTGCTGGTGGGTATCTATCGTTGGTAGACGTGCCGTTCTTCAGCACGGAGATGACTGCGGGTCGTGGCTTTATCGCGCTCTCGATTGTCATCTTTGGGAAGTGGCATCCGGTCAAGGCGTGTGGCGCGGCACTACTGTTTGGGCTTGCCAATGCTTTACCCGATCGTTTGCAGGCTATTGCGGATCTCGGATTTATTCCCTATCAATTCTTTTTGATGCTGCCGTATGTTTTAACGCTTCTTGTGTTGGCTGGCTTTGTCGGACAAGCCAGACCACCCGCTGCGCTTGCCCTGCCTTATCGCAGAGAGTGA
- a CDS encoding Uma2 family endonuclease, translating into MKIATTPTNGEILDKKDPYPYGWREAMRTLPDGTEILERTPLTLEDILHPQVGDYRMHSDEHERFCNYLYNVLSARLADQPDAIVLHDLRVAWAHPDFRAHGPDIAVIFKLRRRINWSTFSEEEEGTKPSLIIEIVSPSTRSTDVVTKVDHYARVGVPNYIIVDRFERQGVMVRELVGYHLTPTGYDQLSPNADGWLWLEPVNLWLGLDGEDLVCYDESGEALLNYVGMTEARAEAEARAAAEAQSLAAAEERIRQLEAELQRRTS; encoded by the coding sequence ATGAAAATTGCAACCACCCCAACCAATGGAGAAATTCTTGATAAGAAAGACCCCTATCCCTACGGGTGGCGTGAAGCAATGCGGACTTTGCCAGACGGAACAGAGATCCTGGAACGGACCCCCCTGACACTTGAGGACATCCTTCACCCGCAGGTCGGAGATTACCGAATGCACTCCGATGAGCATGAGCGATTTTGTAACTATCTCTACAATGTGCTATCCGCCCGACTTGCAGATCAGCCGGACGCTATCGTGTTACACGACCTCCGCGTGGCGTGGGCACACCCTGATTTCAGGGCACATGGGCCCGACATTGCGGTGATTTTCAAGCTCCGTCGGCGCATCAATTGGAGTACCTTTTCGGAGGAAGAAGAGGGGACCAAGCCAAGCCTGATTATTGAAATCGTCTCGCCTTCGACCCGCTCAACTGATGTTGTCACGAAGGTTGACCACTATGCGAGGGTCGGCGTACCGAATTATATCATCGTCGATCGATTTGAGCGACAAGGAGTCATGGTACGAGAGTTGGTGGGATACCACCTGACACCAACGGGCTACGATCAATTGAGTCCCAATGCGGATGGTTGGCTATGGCTTGAGCCTGTCAATCTTTGGCTCGGCTTGGATGGGGAAGATTTAGTCTGCTATGATGAAAGCGGTGAAGCCCTTCTGAATTATGTAGGAATGACAGAGGCCCGTGCGGAAGCGGAAGCGCGTGCCGCCGCGGAAGCTCAATCCCTTGCCGCGGCAGAGGAACGGATTCGTCAACTTGAAGCTGAATTACAGCGTCGTACATCGTAG
- a CDS encoding aldo/keto reductase produces the protein MKIRTLGKTGLSVSELGLGSAFMAGQGQDGVDLCMDYAVDHGVNYFDTAANYGDGRDETMLGAALKEKRDRVILATKVGFINPQRYRLEAHRSADQLMEQFEGSLKRLQTDYVDIIQIHEADYLKWWTDDIPDDGNSVDWGALIEDDIDYDFVNAPAIEFLANAKRSGKARFIGLTAKNARLLERILKVVEVDSVMTAHQFNPVFRNAVEFLFPTAQDLRVGVVIGAPLMKGWLAVPQDTWRENPPDWMDETFKASYFKFLDIHANAGIPMAELCIRWMLSEQRQQSIVVGFSNLQEVEFNLSAARRGALPDDLKAAIEEIGIVHPLIYQGRTQI, from the coding sequence ATGAAAATACGCACACTTGGTAAGACAGGACTCAGCGTCAGTGAACTCGGACTCGGTTCTGCGTTTATGGCCGGTCAAGGGCAGGATGGTGTAGATCTATGTATGGATTATGCCGTTGACCACGGCGTGAACTATTTCGATACAGCCGCAAACTACGGGGACGGTAGGGATGAGACGATGCTAGGTGCCGCCTTGAAAGAAAAACGGGACAGAGTCATCCTTGCGACCAAGGTGGGATTTATAAACCCCCAGCGCTACCGCTTGGAAGCGCACCGCAGCGCCGATCAGCTCATGGAACAATTCGAGGGTTCTCTCAAGCGGCTTCAGACCGATTACGTGGACATCATTCAGATTCACGAGGCGGATTACCTGAAGTGGTGGACTGACGATATACCCGATGATGGAAATTCGGTGGATTGGGGTGCACTCATTGAGGATGACATAGACTATGACTTCGTTAATGCACCAGCGATCGAATTTCTCGCCAACGCAAAACGCAGCGGCAAAGCACGTTTTATCGGATTGACGGCGAAGAATGCGCGTCTGTTGGAGCGGATACTGAAAGTGGTTGAGGTTGATTCTGTTATGACAGCGCATCAGTTCAACCCGGTCTTTAGGAATGCCGTTGAATTCCTGTTCCCGACCGCTCAAGACCTGCGGGTAGGTGTTGTAATTGGCGCACCGCTGATGAAAGGCTGGCTTGCCGTTCCCCAAGACACATGGCGAGAAAACCCTCCTGATTGGATGGATGAGACTTTCAAGGCCTCCTATTTCAAGTTTCTTGATATCCATGCAAACGCTGGTATCCCCATGGCAGAACTCTGCATCCGGTGGATGCTTTCAGAGCAAAGGCAACAGTCCATCGTTGTTGGTTTCAGTAACCTTCAGGAAGTCGAATTCAATTTATCTGCTGCACGCCGTGGAGCACTTCCAGACGACCTCAAAGCTGCCATAGAGGAGATTGGAATTGTTCATCCTCTCATCTATCAAGGGCGGACACAGATCTGA